A portion of the Candidatus Flexicrinis proximus genome contains these proteins:
- a CDS encoding GNAT family N-acetyltransferase has product MKLETPRTILRALEARDFEALFRLTGDADSLKYMGDGKPLTADRTRRWIAVSQENYAALGYGALAVVDKASDLFAGIAGFMRSEDATPPDEGELIYALLPEYRGKGLATEISAALVEYGFRRLGFKRVLATIDPANAPSVRVAEKLGFVLHERKPDEHGIETLFFWREREP; this is encoded by the coding sequence ATGAAACTGGAAACGCCGCGTACCATCCTGCGCGCCCTGGAAGCACGGGACTTCGAGGCGCTGTTCCGGCTGACGGGGGACGCCGACTCCCTCAAGTACATGGGCGACGGCAAGCCGCTCACGGCGGACAGGACGCGGCGCTGGATCGCGGTTTCACAGGAGAACTATGCCGCGCTGGGCTACGGCGCCCTGGCGGTCGTGGACAAGGCGAGCGACCTGTTTGCAGGGATTGCCGGGTTCATGCGCAGCGAGGACGCAACGCCGCCGGACGAGGGCGAGCTTATCTACGCGCTGCTGCCGGAATACCGCGGGAAAGGGCTGGCGACAGAGATCTCCGCGGCGCTGGTGGAGTACGGATTCCGGCGGCTTGGCTTTAAGCGCGTGCTGGCGACGATCGACCCAGCCAACGCACCGTCGGTCCGCGTGGCGGAGAAGCTCGGTTTTGTGCTGCACGAGAGGAAACCCGACGAACATGGGATAGAGACGCTGTTCTTCTGGCGCGAGCGCGAGCCGTGA
- a CDS encoding GNAT family N-acetyltransferase gives MHIRPFADRDYAAVAEINTLIMPDQPITGQLLARLDAQREPHLLYGRWVAEEEGRLVGVAGYGQWADVLVPGEVYVYVRVHPAFQRRGFGAALYDALIDRLRRVGADSMKIALRSDRFPGINFAMRRGFIEYARRIEARLDLAAFDAAAFPDPDAQMAEQGLLLRSVADLAADPQRDQKLYDLKWEIEQDIPYPGRITRPSLPAFQTQYLNSPSFAAAGSFVAVDGDNYAGLVFHESASPSLLMVELTGTARAYRRRGIAQALKLRSMVWAKAAGYTTMLVNNDLANVGMLAINDKLGYVRQPALILLQRKAPF, from the coding sequence ATGCACATCCGCCCCTTCGCCGACCGGGATTACGCGGCCGTGGCCGAGATCAACACCCTAATCATGCCCGATCAACCGATCACCGGCCAGCTTTTGGCGCGTCTGGACGCCCAGCGCGAGCCGCATCTTCTATACGGTCGCTGGGTCGCTGAAGAAGAAGGCCGCCTCGTCGGCGTCGCCGGTTACGGGCAGTGGGCCGATGTCCTTGTCCCCGGCGAAGTCTACGTCTATGTCCGTGTACACCCCGCCTTTCAGCGCCGCGGCTTCGGCGCCGCCCTCTACGACGCCCTGATCGATCGCCTGCGCCGCGTTGGCGCCGACTCGATGAAGATCGCCCTCCGCTCTGACCGGTTTCCGGGTATCAACTTCGCCATGCGCCGCGGCTTCATTGAGTACGCCCGCCGCATCGAGGCGCGCCTCGACCTCGCCGCCTTCGATGCCGCGGCATTCCCCGATCCCGACGCCCAGATGGCCGAACAGGGGCTGCTGCTCCGCTCGGTGGCCGACCTGGCCGCCGATCCGCAGCGCGACCAGAAGCTCTATGACCTGAAATGGGAGATCGAACAGGATATCCCCTATCCGGGGCGGATCACCCGCCCGTCGCTGCCTGCGTTTCAGACCCAGTATCTCAACTCGCCATCCTTCGCCGCCGCTGGCTCGTTCGTGGCCGTCGATGGCGACAACTACGCCGGCCTCGTGTTTCACGAGAGCGCCTCGCCATCGCTGCTGATGGTCGAACTGACCGGGACTGCCCGCGCCTACCGCCGCCGTGGAATCGCCCAGGCGCTCAAGCTCAGGAGCATGGTCTGGGCTAAGGCCGCCGGTTATACGACCATGCTCGTCAACAACGATCTCGCCAACGTGGGGATGCTCGCTATCAACGACAAGCTGGGTTATGTGCGCCAGCCCGCCCTGATCCTGCTTCAGCGTAAAGCCCCCTTCTAG
- a CDS encoding TIGR03667 family PPOX class F420-dependent oxidoreductase translates to MMIDFTTKLGQRAQERLASEYCIWLTTTGGDGTPQPRPVWFVWDNGEFVVYAAEGSAKLKHIAAHPKVAVNFDGGPYGEDIQVFTGSARIVASDFESAAAANYFEKYASQIPEIGMTEESFKQTYSQTIRITPEKLR, encoded by the coding sequence ATGATGATCGACTTTACAACCAAGCTCGGCCAACGCGCGCAAGAACGTCTGGCCTCGGAGTACTGCATTTGGCTGACGACCACGGGCGGCGACGGCACGCCGCAGCCGCGTCCGGTCTGGTTCGTGTGGGACAACGGCGAATTCGTGGTCTATGCGGCTGAAGGATCGGCCAAGCTGAAGCACATCGCCGCCCATCCCAAAGTCGCCGTCAATTTCGATGGTGGCCCCTACGGCGAGGACATACAGGTGTTCACTGGCAGCGCGCGGATCGTCGCCTCGGACTTTGAGAGTGCCGCGGCAGCCAACTACTTTGAGAAATACGCCAGCCAGATCCCTGAGATCGGCATGACCGAGGAATCATTTAAACAGACCTACTCGCAAACGATCCGCATCACGCCGGAAAAGCTGCGCTGA
- the ppk2 gene encoding polyphosphate kinase 2 — MAKDGQGKKEKKDKSRAGSAKNGSAPAAEPLVRLPRSFYEHELERLQFELVRLQYWVKATGQRIVLIFEGRDAAGKGGTIKRLTEPMNPRGVRLVALGKPSDVERTQWYFQRYVAHLPAAGEIVIFDRSWYNRAGVEHVMGFCSDEEYNEFLVSCPEFERLLVRSGLNVVKYWLSVSDDEQEKRFQERAQNPAKMWKLSPMDLLSRERWVDYSKAKDSMMEYTDISEAPWYQIETDDKRRAHLNIIRHLLTLFPRYVSTVPEPFKLKRRPKPDSNYSRPPREMHALVPDYYADFVPDTD; from the coding sequence ATGGCGAAAGACGGGCAAGGGAAGAAAGAGAAGAAGGACAAGAGTCGCGCCGGGTCAGCCAAAAACGGCTCCGCGCCCGCGGCAGAACCCCTCGTTCGGCTCCCCAGGTCGTTTTATGAACACGAGCTGGAGCGTCTGCAATTTGAGCTCGTGCGGCTCCAGTACTGGGTGAAGGCCACCGGTCAGCGAATCGTGCTGATCTTTGAAGGCCGCGACGCCGCAGGGAAGGGCGGAACGATCAAACGCCTGACCGAGCCGATGAACCCGCGCGGAGTGCGCCTGGTCGCGTTGGGCAAACCGTCAGACGTCGAGCGCACCCAGTGGTACTTCCAGCGGTATGTGGCGCATCTGCCGGCCGCAGGGGAAATCGTCATCTTCGACCGGAGCTGGTACAACCGCGCCGGCGTCGAGCACGTCATGGGCTTCTGCTCCGACGAGGAATACAACGAGTTTCTGGTCTCCTGCCCGGAGTTCGAGCGCCTTCTGGTCCGCTCCGGTCTGAATGTGGTGAAATACTGGCTGTCGGTCAGCGACGACGAGCAGGAGAAGCGCTTTCAGGAACGGGCGCAGAACCCGGCCAAAATGTGGAAACTAAGCCCCATGGATTTGCTCTCCCGTGAGCGCTGGGTGGACTATTCCAAGGCCAAAGACAGCATGATGGAATACACCGATATCTCCGAGGCGCCGTGGTACCAGATCGAAACCGATGACAAGCGGCGGGCCCACCTCAACATCATCCGCCACCTGCTGACTCTGTTCCCGCGCTACGTGTCGACTGTCCCTGAACCGTTCAAGCTCAAGCGGCGTCCAAAACCGGACTCAAACTACTCGCGTCCGCCGCGAGAGATGCACGCGCTGGTGCCGGATTACTACGCGGATTTCGTGCCGGACACGGACTGA